A single genomic interval of Antechinus flavipes isolate AdamAnt ecotype Samford, QLD, Australia chromosome 1, AdamAnt_v2, whole genome shotgun sequence harbors:
- the TKT gene encoding transketolase, whose amino-acid sequence MEDYHKPDQQKLQALKDAANRLRILSIQATTAAGSGHPTSCCSAAEIMAVLFFHTMKYKPQDPRDASNDRFVLSKGHAAPILYAVWAEAGFLPEAELLNLRKISSILDGHPVPKQAFTDVATGSLGQGLGAACGMAYTGKYFDKASYRVYCLLGDGELSEGSVWEAMAFAGFYKLDNLVAILDINRLGQSDPAPLQHQMDVYQKRCESFGWNAVVVDGHSVEELCKAFDQGKHKPLAVIAKTYKGRGISGVEDKELWHGKPLPKNMAEQAIEEIHSQIQSKKKILATLPKEDAPAVNITNIRMPSPPNYKLGDKLATRKAYGMALAKLGQASDRVIALDGDTKNSTFSELFKKEHPNRFIECYIAEQNMVSIAVGCATRDRTVPFCSTFAAFFTRAFDQIRMAAISESNINLCGSHCGVSIGEDGPSQMALEDLAMFRSIPNGTVFYPSDAVSTEKAVELAANTKGICFIRTSRPENAIIYNNNENFQIGQAKVVLKSKDNQVTVIGAGVTLHEALAAAEQLKKEKINIRVLDPFTIKPLDKKLILESARATHGRILTVEDHYYEGGIGEAVASAVVGEPGVTLTRLAVASVPRSGKPAELLKMFGIDKDAIVQAVKTAVSQG is encoded by the exons ATGGAGGATTATCACAAGCCCGACCAGCAGAAACTGCAGGCACTGAAGGACGCCGCCAACCGGCTGCGCATCCTCTCCATCCAAGCCACCACCGCCGCCGGCTCCGG CCACCCCACATCATGCTGCAGCGCGGCGGAGATCATGGCGGTCCTCTTCTTCCACACCATGAAGTACAAACCCCAGGACCCCCGGGATGCCAGCAACGACCGCTTCGTGCTCTCCAAG GGGCACGCGGCTCCCATCCTCTACGCAGTGTGGGCCGAGGCCGGCTTTCTGCCAGAGGCCGAGCTGTTGAACCTGAGGAAGATCAGCTCCATCCTGGACGGCCACCCTGTGCCT AAACAAGCCTTTACAGACGTGGCCACCGGCTCCCTGGGCCAAGGGCTTGGGGCGGCCTGTGGGATGGCCTACACCGGCAAATACTTCGACAAAGCCAG TTACCGTGTCTATTGCCTGCTGGGCGACGGCGAGCTGTCCGAGGGCTCCGTGTGGGAGGCCATGGCCTTTGCGGGATTCTACAAGTTGGACAACCTGGTCGCCATCCTTGACATTAACCGTCTGGGCCAGAGCGACCCCGCCCCCCTGCAGCACCAGATGGATGTGTACCAGAAGCGATGTGAATCCTTCGG GTGGAACGCAGTCGTTGTGGACGGACACAGCGTGGAAGAACTCTGCAAGGCCTTCGACCAGGGCAAGCACAAGCCCCTGGCTGTCATTGCCAAGACGTATAAGGGCAGAGGGATCTCAG GTGTGGAAGATAAGGAATTATGGCACGGGAAGCCTCTGCCCAAAAACATGGCGGAACAGGCCATTGAGGAAATACACAGCCAAATCCAAAGCAAGAAGAAGATCCTCGCCACCCTCCCCAAAGAGGACGCCCCCGCAGTTAACATCACCAACATCCGGATGCCGTCTCCCCCAAATTACAAACTTGGAGACAAG CTAGCCACCCGCAAAGCCTACGGCATGGCACTGGCCAAACTGGGGCAAGCCAGCGATCGCGTCATCGCCCTGGACGGGGACACCAAGAACTCCACCTTCTCGGAACTCTTTAAGAAGGAGCATCCCAATCGCTTCATCGAGTGTTACATCGCCGAACAGAACATG GTGAGCATCGCCGTGGGCTGTGCCACGCGGGACAGGACCGTGCCTTTCTGCAGTACCTTCGCCGCCTTCTTCACCAGGGCCTTCGACCAGATCCGCATGGCCGCCATTTCCGAGAGCAACATCAACCTGTGTGGCTCCCACTGCGGCGTGTCCATCG GGGAAGATGGTCCTTCCCAGATGGCCCTTGAAGACCTTGCCATGTTCCGGAGCATTCCCAATGGCACAGTCTTTTACCCGAGTGATGCTGTGTCCACTGAGAAAGCTGTAGAGTTAGCGGCCAACACAAAG GGCATCTGCTTCATAAGGACCAGCCGCCCAGAGAACGCCATCATctacaacaacaatgaaaacttCCAGATTGGCCAGGCCAAG GTGGTCCTCAAGAGCAAGGACAATCAAGTCACTGTGATCGGCGCTGGGGTGACCCTCCATGAAGCCCTGGCAGCTGCAGAGCAACTGAAGAAAG AAAAGATCAACATCCGGGTGCTTGATCCCTTTACAATTAAGCCCCTGGACAAGAAGCTCATCCTTGAAAGTGCCCGTGCGACCCACGGCCGCATCCTGACTGTGGAGGATCATTATTATGAAG GCGGCATAGGAGAGGCTGTGGCTTCTGCCGTCGTGGGCGAACCCGGCGTGACCCTTACTCGCTTGGCGGTCGCCAGCGTCCCAAGGAGCGGGAAGCCCGCGGAGCTGCTGAAGATGTTCGGCATCGACAAGGACGCCATCGTGCAGGCCGTCAAGACGGCCGTGTCTCAGGGCTAA